A genomic segment from Myxococcota bacterium encodes:
- a CDS encoding DUF2892 domain-containing protein — protein MPRNEHTVDRVLRVALGLGLLSLAFVGPQTPWGWLGAIPLVTGLVGSCPLYTLLGLSTCPIAKPRT, from the coding sequence CTGCCTCGCAACGAGCACACGGTCGACCGCGTCCTGCGCGTCGCGCTCGGCCTCGGCCTGCTCTCGCTCGCCTTCGTCGGCCCGCAGACGCCGTGGGGCTGGCTCGGCGCCATCCCGCTCGTCACCGGCCTCGTCGGGAGCTGCCCGCTGTACACGCTCCTCGGCCTCTCGACGTGTCCGATCGCGAAGCCGAGGACGTAG